TCCCGCGTTGCCCACCAGTCCGCATCGCATCAGGTCTGCGGACGCGCGTCTCCGTGACGTCGATGCTTTTTATCAACCGCGTGCGGGAGCTGCCATCCCGTGAGGGACGAGGCCCCGCTTTTTCCCAAGGAGCCCGTCCATGTCCCAGCAAGCCTCTTTCGGCCAATTGGCCTCGACCTACTGCGGCAAGTTCCTGCCGCTCGAAGTCCTGCAAAGCGCCGCCGGTCACTACATCGGCACGCGCGATACCGAAGGTCCCGTTTCGCGGGAATCACGCGAGTACTTCCGCAGCTACGCCGCGGCTCAACGTGCCCTCGAAAGAGGCGGCTGGTCCCAGCTCGCCATTCCCTGATCCAACTGGAGGAATCACGTCATGAACCAGCTACTGCCACGGGAAGTCGTCGATCAAATCATGCGGGAAGAGCAGCATTTCGCTGCCGCGCCCCAAGCCTTTTTCGAGGCATGGAAGCGCGGCGTCGAGATCGCTGGCCCCGAATGGTTCGGCGACGGCACCCGTGAAGGTCTGAACCAGGCCAAGAGCAAGTGGGATCTGCGTCCCAACATGCTGCGGCTCAACGATGCCCTCGGCGTCCTGAGCAGCGAGGAACGCATGTTCCTGTCCGCCATGGTCAGCTTCTACAACGCGCGCGAGGGCGGTGCCATGCTCAAGCGCTGCCACTTCCACGGACTGTCGGATTTCGACGGTCTCGATCTGCAACGCCGCAAGATCATCGCCGACCTGCTGGTGAACTACAACGGCTGGTGAGCCGCTCTCCGGCACATCACCGCGATTCCGTTCACGCCCCACGAGGGACATGCGCCCACGAGGCCATGTCCCTCGATTCATTTCCCGTCGTCCAGCGCAGTGCTGACACCGCCAAGGTCAGCGTTTCCTGACGGATTTTCAATTTTCAACCCACCGGGTCCAGTTCCCGGTGGCGGGAATTGGCTCCATTATTCAATCTGGAGAGTTCCCATGTCTCAGAAACCTAATCCCTTTCTTCGCGGCTACTGGAATCTGAAAATCGTCCGCACGCTGTGCATCAGCTACGAGGACGGAAGCCCGCATGTCTGGCGCAACATCCACGCGAGCCAGCAACACCTCTCCGACGAGGAACTGGTTTCATCGTCCTGCTTCGTCGCCAGCGATTTCGCCGTGGTCAGCAATGGCCGCGAAGCCGTGAGCGCCGAGGTGCTTGCCGAATGCGATGCCGGTGAAGGCAGCAGCGACGAGGGCGTAGTCGGTGCCGTGGTCTATGCCATTCATGGCGAAGACTTCGACGGCCGCCCCGTCCATGTCGGTGATACCTATTCGGCCGAGGCCGCGCGGGAAACCGTGCAGCGCCTGAGTTTCGAGACCGGGTATTTCAGCCGGGCCTGGGAAATCAGCCGTGAGCACATCACGATCGATACCTGGCACTACCTCGCCAACCTGGCGGACCTCGCCACGCCGGAGGCCATGCTGTTCATCGCCTTCCGGGTGCCGTATAGCCCGGCGATCGGCGTCAAGCTGATCTCCACGCCCTGGACGGACCAGAACCTGGAGCACGCCGAGGGCATCACCGCCGAGCAGCTTCGGCAGGAGCACCGGAGCAAGGGCATGCCGGACGACCTGGCGAACATCCTTGAACTGGCTGGCCAGGCCGATGTGCGCATCCTCATCCTCGATGCCGATGCACCCGCGCTGCTGGGCCTGCCGCTGGCCGAGTCCTAGCAGCCGCGCGACGCGCCGTCCTTCCTCTTTGTCCCCCCATGCCAGCCCGTCTCCCCCAGGAGCCGGGCTGGTCCATTTTCATAGGAGCAACCTCATGTTCCCCGACCTCATCTCGCCCGCAGCCGATTTCGAGCACCAGCTTGGAGCCTGCGTCAACGCCATGAGCCAGGACGACGCCATCGGCCAGATCCTGCTATTCGAGCGCACGCACGGCACGCTGCACATGCGCCACATCGCCAGCGCCGCCCTAGTGGACACCGACATTGACGACTACGAAATGGTCGTCTTCGACGGTGGCAACACCAGCGGCGACACGTGGAAGCATGTCTTCTTCCCGCGTCAGCGCGAGCACTATTTCGTGTACGAAGCCTGACCCGACTAGCCCCTTTCGAGGGGCTTTTTCTTGCCCGCAGCGCAGGAAAACGGGTGCGACGCAGTGCCGTTTCATGCGGGCGGGTAGCCCGGCCCAGGGCCATCCTTGCCCCCATGTTCGTCGGCGTTGCCGACACATGCCCAGGCAGCCGAGACCTTCGAGGCTGCAAGCACGGGAAACCGCGCTGGTCGTTTCTTCCTACGGATGCACCGCGTCCATCCACCCACAAGGGACCTCTCCCTTGCGGGCGGGGAATCCCTTGTTCTTCCTCAAGGAGATTCCCATGGACCGTTCCCTCATCAAATCCATGATGCCTTCGCTTGTCGCAGGCCATGTGCCCCGCAACGTGCGGTCGTTCAAGTACCGCGTGTTCGATGATCAGCCGCAGTCCTCGACGCTGGGCTTCGCCATAGACCCCCAGCCCTTCGACGGCAAGGTGGTCGCGGCCAACGATGACGCCATCGTCGTCAAGCTCAAGCCCAGCGAGTTCGCGGTGCTCGATCCCCACCTGGTGACCACCGTTCCCAGCGAAGGCGCCAAGGTGCATGTCCAACCGTATGCCCGCCGCCGCTTCGACGGCCTGCGCGCGGACACCCCGGAAGTGATCACCGAGAAGACCGCGGACGGTGTTCCCTACACCATCACCAGGCACATCCTCGGCTCCGCGCCTGCCAAGCTGCCCATCCCCGAGCCGCAGTGCATGGAACTGGGGCAGCTCATCCAGCAGTTGGAGGAAATGCCGGCTCCCGACGGGTTCCGGCGCATCACCCACATGCTGGTCGATGCGGGCGCTCGCGACTTCACCTGGGTCGATCCGAAGCCGTCCAAGATCATCGAGACGCCCCCGGCGATCAGCTTCGCGGTTTCGACCGCGAAGTTCGAGGGCCAGGTGACGATCCTCTACGACCGCGGCGGCGACACCTACGTGGTGGAGCTGCGCCGCGACGGCGAACTGGTCGATCGGCACGACGAGGTGTATTTCGACATGCTCGGTGAAGTGCTGGAGCGGCTTATCGACGACGGGCACTGGCGCCTGATCGACGTGAGCGTCATCGACGCCAAGGCAACCAGGCGGCGCTACGGCTGATCTCAGCCTACCGGCGACTTGCCCCCATAGGCCTTCCATCCATTCGGGTGGAGGGCCTTTTTCTTCAGGAGATCAACCATGTCACTGCGATTCAAAGGTTCCGACATGCGCCCCGTGCTGGCCGAGGCCGTTGCCAACCAATGCCGCGTCGTCCTTGCCAAGGACCAGGGCGTGTACTTCCTCGCCGAGCAGGGAGAGCGCCGTCCCGATGGTCGCGTGAAGCTGCTGGCCTATGCCGTCGGCTGCAACCCGGATACCGACCCGTTTGACGACTGGTGGGAGCTGGCGCGCGCCGAGCTGGGTGGCGACGACTTCGGCGAATTCTTCGACCCGAAGGAACGCGTCTTCGCACGCATCCTGCACGGCACGGACGATCTGATGCTGTCCGCCACCACGACACACCTGTCGTTGGAGGTGATGCCATCGGTGTAGCGCAATGACTCCCATCACCCCCTAACGGCCCCCTTCTTGGGGGCTTCCTTTTTTCCGCACTGCGATCTTCGCCGCGCGCGTATTCGTTTCCGGCTGCCATGGCCCGCCGCATCGGCTCGCCCGCCGACCTACCGCTAGTTCGACGTTAAGGCCTCGGATGCCGAGGCCGAGTCTTGCCTTTCATCTGATCGGCCTCTCGAGCTACTTAAGCATGAGATCGATTCAGGCAAATTTCACGACCTCCCGCACAATGCTTAGAGCATGCTTCAGTGTGGCAAGGTCAACAGATCCCAATGCGATGCGTAAAGCATGGGGAACGTGCTGTCCCACGGAGAATGGCTCGGCGGTCGATACCGAGATCCGTCGTTCGAGAAGTGACATGGCGACCGACTCGGCACGAACGTCTTCGGCCAATGGCAGCCACAGGAAGTACGAGGCGGGATGGCTGACTGGATTCAAGTCGCCGAGTGCCTCTGCTGCCAAGGATTGTCGAATCCTGGCATCCTCGCGTTTTTCGGCAACCAATCTGTCCACAGTGCCATCTGTCAACCATGCGCAGGCCAGGGCAGTCATCGCTGCAGGCGTGTTCCAGATCGTTGCTCGGATTGCGCGTTCGAGTCGGGGAATCCAGTTTTCTGGGGATGCCACCAGGCCAACGCGCAAGCCGGCCGCCACACTCTTGGACAAGGCCGTTATATGAACACATCGCTCGGGCGCCAAAGCCGCCAGCGGCGCAGGTGGATCCGACTCAAGGAAGGCGTAGGGAGCATCCTCAATGAGGATAAAATCATATTTCCGAGCGAGTCCCACTAAACGTGTGCGACTTTCGATATCCTGTACCCATCCTAGGGGATTGTGGATAGTTGGCATCGAGTAGAGCGCGCGTACCGGTCTTTTCTTGCACAACCTCTCCAATTCGTCCAAGTCAGGCCCAAGGCTTGAAACAGGGAGCGCGGCGAGATCCAGTCTGCATTGGTCTGCCAAAGCCTTGAAGCCTGGATAGGTCAGCGCATCTATGGCCACTACATCGCCAGGCTGCAGCAACGCCATAACGACCACGGCCAGGCCATGCTGAGCACCATTGACCACCAGTACCTGCTCTGGTGCCACCACCACGCCCGATAGCGCCAAATAGTTCGCGAAGACCGCTCGCTCGTGCAGCCGGCCACCATGCGGATGACAACGCAGAAACGCGTCCAAATCACCAGCGTTTGCCAGTTGCCGCAGTGCGACACGTAGTAGCTCTGTTTGGCCCTGCAAGGTGGGGTAGTTGAAGTTCAGGTCAACCATGTCCGCTGCGATCGCCTGCTGATCCATGCCGAGACCCGCCGGGAGCGCGATCTCCCGCACGAAGGTACCGCGCCCGGCTTCGCCTATGGCCAGCCCCATTTCCTCCAACTCGGCGTAGACGCGGCTAGCGGTTACCAGCGCGATCTTCTCTTTTGCAGCCAACTTCCGATGTGTAGGCAAGCGTGTACCCGGCGGCAACTGCCCCGAGCGAATCTCTGCAGAAAACTTGTCGACTAACCGCTTGTAACGTGCAATTGGCATCTTGCGATGTATCCATGACAATTTTTTGATTGTACTGGTATTTGGCGCTTATAGTGTGAAACGTCGGTCGAGCACACTTTCCTGCACGCGCGTGCAATTGCTCGTTGTGCCGTTTCTCAGGAGCCATGGCTCCATGGATCTGGAGTGAAGTACATGCGTGAACGCATCGGGCTTGCATTGGATAGCCGGGGGCTTTGGGTTACCGCCCGCATATTCTTGTCCACCGTGTTTATTTTCCTGGGGCTAACCAGACTGGTCGATTTTCGGGGCGGTCTACTCGGAATGCGAGCCGCCGGTTTGGAGCCTGCATGGCTCTTCAATGTCGCAACGGCCACAGTGCTGACCAGCGGTGCGGCACTGATACTCCTGGACAGGGCTCTTTGGTTGGGCTCCGCTATGTTGGCCGCGTTTTCGATGCTGACCATTCTGTTTGCGCATCAATTCGGCGTGTTCCAGCGCCCCGGGGGTGTCAATGCCATGTACTGGAGTTTGACGCATTTATCGCTTGTCGGTGGTCTGGTGGCGACGGCGATTGCAAGCCGCTCTAGGAAGCGATTGCAAGTCGCGCTTGAGCTTTACTGCGGCGTCTCACCGCGTTGAGATTGGATGCCTTGGAACAGATGCAGGAGTTCAAATCCATGTTTATTGTTGGCAATACAGACTCTCAACCAGTCGCCCAACCAGGAGGCGCCAGCACCTTTCTCGAAGAAAAAGCCTTTCGCGCACGCACGGTACTCGTGTTCGGGACCGTGACGGATGCGCTGGCCTCGGAGACCGTGCGCAAGCTCCTGGCACTGGACGCGGAGTCCAGTGCGCCAATCACCATGATCGTCTCCTCACCGGGAGGCCACCTCGAATCGGGCGATGCGATCCATGATGTCGTGCGCTTCGTTTCCTCGCCCGTCAACATGGTGGGCACGGGGTGGGTCGGCAGCGCGGCCACCCATCTCTACCTGGGGGCGCCACGCGAGCGGCGCTTCTGCCTGCCACAGACGCGTTTCCTGATCCACCAGCCGAGCGGCGGGGCCGGCGGACCCGCAAGCGACATCGCGATCCAGGCCAAGGAAATCATCAAGGCCCGGGAGCGCATTGCCCAGGTCATTGCCCGAGAGACCGGACAGCCCCTCGAACGCGTACTGAAGGACATCGAGCGCGACCTGTGGATGCCGGCCGAGGAAGCGGTTTCCTACGGGCTCGTGTCGCGCATCATCCAGCGCCGCGACGAACTCATGGCCGCGTGAAGTGCACCAGACCTGACTCCTCGACACATCGAAGACCATCACTCCCACAAGCGCCACCGGAGCGACACATGCTCAAGATCCTCGGAAAGCGATCCTCCATCAACGTCCGCAAGGTCCTGTGGACATGTGCCGAGCTTGGCCTGCCGTTCCAGCAGGAAGACTGGGGCAGCGGCTTTCGTGACGTGACCGAGGACGCCTTCAGGGCGCTCAATCCGAACGCGATGGTGCCCGTGCTGATCGACGGCGATTTCGTGCTGTGGGAGTCGAACACGATCCTGCGCTACCTCGCCAATCGCCATGGCGGTGCAGCGCTGTACCCCCAGGACGCCATGGCGCGCGCCCGCGTCGACCAGTGGCTGGACTGGCAGGCGTCCGACCTCAACCGTGCGTGGAGCTACGCTTTCATGGCGCTGGCCAGACGCTCGCCGGAGCACGCGGATCCCGCCGAGGTTCAGCGGTCCCTGGAAGCCTGGCACCGGTTCATGCGTGTGCTGGACGGCCGGCTGGTGGAGACGGGTGCCTACGCCGCGGGCGACACGTTCAGCCTGGCGGACATCGCCATTGGGCTGTCCGTGCATCGCTGGTACCAGACGCCATTCGAACACCCTCGCCTGGAGGCAGTGGACGGCTACTACAGGCGCATCGGACAGCGCAATGCGTTCATCACGCATTGCATCGGCGTGCCGTGATCCGGCCCACCGCGATCGACCTCGCTTTCCCTTCCTTTCCCGCTACTGCGATGCCCATACGTCCATGCGACCAGACTTGCTCCTTGCCTTCATGACCTATGCGTTCGTGACTTCCATCACGCCGGGCCCCAACAACACCATGCTGCTCGCGTCGGGGCTCAACCATGGGTTTGTCCGCAGCGTGCCACACATCCTCGGCATCAGCATCGGCTTCGCGGCGATGGTGTTCGGCGTGGGGGCGGGGCTCGGACGCCTGTTCCTCGCCTATCCCTCCCTGTACACCACCCTGCGCGTGGTCGGTGCGGTCTACCTGCTCTGGCTCGCCTGGCAGATCGCCACGGCCCAGCCGCTGCAGGAGACCTCCGCGCCCGGCCGGCCATTCGGCTTCTGGAAGGCTGCCGCCTTCCAATGGGTCAATCCCAAGGCATGGATCATGGCCATCGGGGCCATTGCCACCTACGCACCCGCCGAGGGCGGCGTGCTGGCGGTGATCGTCATCGCCGCGCTCTATGCCCTCGTCAATGCGCCGAGCGTTGCCGTCTGGGCGGCCTTCGGCACGACGCTGCGTCGTTGGCTGATGGACAGGCGCCATTTGCGCATCTTCAACATCGCGATGGCCATCCTGCTCGTGCTGTCGTTGTATCCCCTGCTGTCCAGCCAGGCCACGCAATGACGCGATCCCCCCATGCGAGCGACCTTCTCCTCGTGCATGGCGCCTGGCACGGCGACTGGTGCTGGGAACGCGTGGCCCCACTGCTGGCTGCAGCGGGACGGCGCGTGGTGACACCGACGCTGAGCGGCCTGGATGGCACCCCGGGACGCTTCGGGCTGAGCCACCACGTCGACGACATCCTGGCCCATGCCGGGAACCTCGGATCGATCACGCTGGTCGGCCACAGCTATGCCGGATTCCCGGCTTGCGCCGCTGCATCACGCCTGGGAGAAAGGATCGACCATCTGGTGCTGCTCGACGCGTTCCTTCCCGTCGACGGAGAGAAGTTGCTCGATCACGCCCCTCATCTCATCGACCGCTACGCCAGTGCCATGGCCGCCGATCCTGACTGGCGGATCCCTCCCTTGCCCGCCGCGCAGTTCGGCATCTCCCCGGCCGACCAAGCATGGGTGGACATGCGGCTGAGGGGCCAACCCGCACAGACTTACTTTGAATCCATCCGCCTGCAAAGCCCGTTGTCCGGCTGCCGCAAGACCTATGTCCGTTGCAGCCAGGCGCCCGGTGAGCTTCTCGCACGCTCCGTCTCACGGGCCAGGAACGACGGCTGGAACTATCTGGAACTGGATGCCCCGCATGATGCGATGATCAGCCATCCGCAGGCCTTGGCCGATCTACTGCTGGAAATGTAAACAGGCGGTCTACTCCTTGTCGGGCACCTGCCTCCTGGGTCGTTGCAACCTTTCGACGAAGCTGGGCAGTTGCTCCGAATCCTCGGCATCCCTGCGCAGCAGGTAGTCCGTCAGTGTTGGCACCTCACTGGCCAGCGGACGCGAAGCGACGTCCAGGTGCCGCCACAAGTCGTGATCCGAAGGATTGTAGCCCGCTACCACCAACGTCATCAGCATGTCGTGGTACGCCACTCGTTCGGCACTCTTGGAATTGCTAACTTTGGCCAGCAAGCCCTGTGGTGCACTCTTCGGTGCCGACGACTCCAGTTATGCCGACCTAGCGCTCTACCGCCGACCAGGGTGACCTGTTCGACATTGCCGATGAGTCGATCGCCTGCTTCTGCGGCGATGACGAATAGGGATAGCCCCAGATTCCGATTGATTGCTGCCGCGTGCGCGAGCTCCGGACATGCTGTCCCCATGCCTGCTGACGTTGTCAGCGACATGCCAGGCAACCATTGGTCTTCGAGGTTGCCGCGCAGTTCCGACTGCGTGACCGAGCCAGCTCGCACCGCATCCATCCGCGAGCGGCCACCAGTCCTGGTGGCGGATGCTTTCGCCTTATCAACCCACCGCGGGGTTACGCACCTTTCCCCGCATGCGTGGGGCCGGTGTGTCTCCGCTTCATCCCAATGGAGATTCACCATGAGCACCACGTCCAACGAGAAATCGTATTTCGACCTCCACACCTCGGGCATCGGCTACATCCAGCGTGCCCGCGAGGTTCCCGTCCGGGGCGGCCGCCGTGCGCAGCCCTTCCTGGCATGCACCATCGCCGCACTGATCGGTTCCGCCAAGGACCCTAGCTACCGCTACTTCGACGTCAAGGTCTCGGGTGCCGAGGCCAAGAAACTGGTCGAGCGCTACATCGGCGTTGACGATCCCAAGCAGCGGCCGCTGGTGCGCTTCCGCCTCGGCGACCTCTGGGGCGATGCGTACATCCGCGACAAGGGTGAGCACAAGGGCCAAGCCGCCGCGTCTCTGAAGGCGCGACTGCTGAAGGCCGAGCCGCTTGACCGGGCCGAACTGGCTTCGATCAAGCAGCACGAGCTGATCACCCGCGGCATCGGCTACCTCAGCCGTCCGAAGGACGTCTCCCCCAAGGATGGCGATCCGTTCCTGTCGTGCTGCGTCGCGGCGCTGGCCGGACCTGTCGGTGAACCGGAATATCGGTACTTCGACACCATCGTCGCCACCCCTGAAGCCGAGCACCTGGTTCGCCGGTGCGTGCAGGCCATCGAAGGGGACCGCAAGGTGTTGATCGCCTTCCGTCTGAACGACATGAAGATCGATCC
The Achromobacter sp. AONIH1 DNA segment above includes these coding regions:
- a CDS encoding LysE family translocator, whose translation is MRPDLLLAFMTYAFVTSITPGPNNTMLLASGLNHGFVRSVPHILGISIGFAAMVFGVGAGLGRLFLAYPSLYTTLRVVGAVYLLWLAWQIATAQPLQETSAPGRPFGFWKAAAFQWVNPKAWIMAIGAIATYAPAEGGVLAVIVIAALYALVNAPSVAVWAAFGTTLRRWLMDRRHLRIFNIAMAILLVLSLYPLLSSQATQ
- a CDS encoding PLP-dependent aminotransferase family protein, translated to MPIARYKRLVDKFSAEIRSGQLPPGTRLPTHRKLAAKEKIALVTASRVYAELEEMGLAIGEAGRGTFVREIALPAGLGMDQQAIAADMVDLNFNYPTLQGQTELLRVALRQLANAGDLDAFLRCHPHGGRLHERAVFANYLALSGVVVAPEQVLVVNGAQHGLAVVVMALLQPGDVVAIDALTYPGFKALADQCRLDLAALPVSSLGPDLDELERLCKKRPVRALYSMPTIHNPLGWVQDIESRTRLVGLARKYDFILIEDAPYAFLESDPPAPLAALAPERCVHITALSKSVAAGLRVGLVASPENWIPRLERAIRATIWNTPAAMTALACAWLTDGTVDRLVAEKREDARIRQSLAAEALGDLNPVSHPASYFLWLPLAEDVRAESVAMSLLERRISVSTAEPFSVGQHVPHALRIALGSVDLATLKHALSIVREVVKFA
- a CDS encoding DoxX family protein, whose protein sequence is MRERIGLALDSRGLWVTARIFLSTVFIFLGLTRLVDFRGGLLGMRAAGLEPAWLFNVATATVLTSGAALILLDRALWLGSAMLAAFSMLTILFAHQFGVFQRPGGVNAMYWSLTHLSLVGGLVATAIASRSRKRLQVALELYCGVSPR
- a CDS encoding GTPase, which encodes MDRSLIKSMMPSLVAGHVPRNVRSFKYRVFDDQPQSSTLGFAIDPQPFDGKVVAANDDAIVVKLKPSEFAVLDPHLVTTVPSEGAKVHVQPYARRRFDGLRADTPEVITEKTADGVPYTITRHILGSAPAKLPIPEPQCMELGQLIQQLEEMPAPDGFRRITHMLVDAGARDFTWVDPKPSKIIETPPAISFAVSTAKFEGQVTILYDRGGDTYVVELRRDGELVDRHDEVYFDMLGEVLERLIDDGHWRLIDVSVIDAKATRRRYG
- a CDS encoding ABC transporter substrate-binding protein — encoded protein: MSQKPNPFLRGYWNLKIVRTLCISYEDGSPHVWRNIHASQQHLSDEELVSSSCFVASDFAVVSNGREAVSAEVLAECDAGEGSSDEGVVGAVVYAIHGEDFDGRPVHVGDTYSAEAARETVQRLSFETGYFSRAWEISREHITIDTWHYLANLADLATPEAMLFIAFRVPYSPAIGVKLISTPWTDQNLEHAEGITAEQLRQEHRSKGMPDDLANILELAGQADVRILILDADAPALLGLPLAES
- a CDS encoding ATP-dependent Clp protease proteolytic subunit — protein: MFIVGNTDSQPVAQPGGASTFLEEKAFRARTVLVFGTVTDALASETVRKLLALDAESSAPITMIVSSPGGHLESGDAIHDVVRFVSSPVNMVGTGWVGSAATHLYLGAPRERRFCLPQTRFLIHQPSGGAGGPASDIAIQAKEIIKARERIAQVIARETGQPLERVLKDIERDLWMPAEEAVSYGLVSRIIQRRDELMAA
- a CDS encoding glutathione S-transferase family protein, giving the protein MLKILGKRSSINVRKVLWTCAELGLPFQQEDWGSGFRDVTEDAFRALNPNAMVPVLIDGDFVLWESNTILRYLANRHGGAALYPQDAMARARVDQWLDWQASDLNRAWSYAFMALARRSPEHADPAEVQRSLEAWHRFMRVLDGRLVETGAYAAGDTFSLADIAIGLSVHRWYQTPFEHPRLEAVDGYYRRIGQRNAFITHCIGVP
- a CDS encoding DUF3085 domain-containing protein codes for the protein MSLRFKGSDMRPVLAEAVANQCRVVLAKDQGVYFLAEQGERRPDGRVKLLAYAVGCNPDTDPFDDWWELARAELGGDDFGEFFDPKERVFARILHGTDDLMLSATTTHLSLEVMPSV
- a CDS encoding DUF3577 domain-containing protein, with amino-acid sequence MSTTSNEKSYFDLHTSGIGYIQRAREVPVRGGRRAQPFLACTIAALIGSAKDPSYRYFDVKVSGAEAKKLVERYIGVDDPKQRPLVRFRLGDLWGDAYIRDKGEHKGQAAASLKARLLKAEPLDRAELASIKQHELITRGIGYLSRPKDVSPKDGDPFLSCCVAALAGPVGEPEYRYFDTIVATPEAEHLVRRCVQAIEGDRKVLIAFRLNDMKIDPYIRTKGERAGEPGASLESTLVHIGLIKIDGTQVYPTSQAQAEAPQAEDAPAPEAEVAADTAADQPVEPAEREPAGEVEEQEPALAASF
- a CDS encoding uridylate kinase; translation: MFPDLISPAADFEHQLGACVNAMSQDDAIGQILLFERTHGTLHMRHIASAALVDTDIDDYEMVVFDGGNTSGDTWKHVFFPRQREHYFVYEA
- a CDS encoding alpha/beta fold hydrolase, producing MTRSPHASDLLLVHGAWHGDWCWERVAPLLAAAGRRVVTPTLSGLDGTPGRFGLSHHVDDILAHAGNLGSITLVGHSYAGFPACAAASRLGERIDHLVLLDAFLPVDGEKLLDHAPHLIDRYASAMAADPDWRIPPLPAAQFGISPADQAWVDMRLRGQPAQTYFESIRLQSPLSGCRKTYVRCSQAPGELLARSVSRARNDGWNYLELDAPHDAMISHPQALADLLLEM